The following DNA comes from Diprion similis isolate iyDipSimi1 chromosome 14, iyDipSimi1.1, whole genome shotgun sequence.
ATTGCAAGTAAGTTCACGAGGTTCAAAGTGCATGCAGCTTCAAGCGAATTCGAATGCCTTAGTTTCAAACACGATGGCACGACTCGTTTTCCGGTCTCTTCCAGACACCAGAAGCACTTATATGTCCGCCAAGGGTTACCTAGTGGTTCCAGCGTCCTACGGCAACTGGCAAAACACCAAGACTGACGGTTATAACGAAgacgagcagcgcctcaattACTTCATGAATGATGTGTCACTCGCCGAAGCGATGCACTACGCTCATCTGCTGAGACCATCCTGGTTGTGTCGTGTCGAGTTCAGCGACAATGTTTTCGCAGCATGGCCACCACGAGGTGAGATTTTTCTATGGTGGCACATGCACACTTTGGCACTTTACAAGATGGAACGTTATTCCAACGGCCTCGGGGCGATAAAAGAATTTGATTGGAACTACCCGCTTCCCTACGGACATGATTCCAACGCCAGCTATCCCAATGGATGTCAGTTTCCCAGTCGCAAAAAGGGATCGCGCATTCCACACCACCTTTTCCCACTACTGAAGGTGAGTGTGAAGCAGCTACAGCTTGCAAGGTTTTCATTATGTTTGAACATACGTTGTTGAAAGAAGCTTCATTCTTGTCCTCATTCGGTATACATACAGCAAGTTAGATGAACTAGACTAGCCGTGATAATTGGCAACCAAGAAAAttaacgaggttgaagttaataACGTTAATGTCACcagaagaataaaagaaaaactcgcTATatcactatatgtatatagaatgACTTTGAAAGTGTCGAGTAACCAAAATATGAGTGACTTACTTTAGCTTCTTTGCGTCGTGGACATTGACGTTACGAACTTGAACTTCGTCGGTGAACTGAGGTTTAACATAACTCGTTTACTGGTTCATGAATTGTAACTACTTACTATTCACGACATTTGGTGAACAGAAATGaccaacagaaaaatttctgttttcattctttctatAGAAAGTTCGCGACCTCGAGTCACGGTTATCGTCAACACTGGACACAGGGATGATCATGGATATCCACGGTGAACCGGATGGCATTTATAAACAAGAGTTCGTGGAAATTCTGGGTAATATTCTTGAGGGAAACGCAGACTCGATTAACCGTGAATTCTACGGCAACTACGATGCATTGGCAAGACAAGTTCTGGGCTGTGCTCCTCGCCCCAAAACTAAGTACACACCATGTCCGAGCACCCTGGAACACTATGCTACCGGACAGAGGGATCCGATGTACTGGTCACTAACCCAGAGAATAATCAACGCCTATCACGAGTTAGTTCTGCTTCCACTTGTGCAAGTCAAGACGTTCTCACCCGAAACCATATCAAAGCTCTGCACTACTCCTTacaaggtgcttataaagaagcgttgtacacctcgaaaacgcggggaagcagaACTCCTATActgctcaagcgatcagagtgaaacttggcaaattaatgccttattttggcaagaagtggagcgtctttttactttttcaaaatttggaaaaaaaatttacagattggttaccacccacagaaattggtgaaattttcacagttgcactgaatggatcgaactatccggtataaTGCCActtggcggtgatgaaacgcacattttgagcccagtcccatgagatttaatagtgaaatgacgaaatggcagctgatctggttttcgattacgaagtacaccgaaatctcactttggcgacatttgttaccgacctttcatgcatgccggtaattttttaccgacattacacgcatacattaccggcatgcgcgtaatgtcggtaacaaatgttgccaaaatgagatttcggtgttcttcgtaatcgaaaaccagatcagctgccatttcgtcatttcaccatcaaatctcatgggactgggctcaaaatgtgtgtttcatcaccgctgagtggcatcataccggataggtcgatccattcagtgcaactatgaaaatttggccaatttctgtaagtggtaaccaatctgtaaaatttttttcaaaattttgaaagagtaaaaagacactccactttttgccaaaataaggcattaactgcccaagtttcattctgatcgcttgagcggtataggagttttgcatccccgcgttttcgaggtgtacaacgggtctttataagcaccttaaaaacagaaacaacAGTTGTCGTGATCATGAAGTCTAAAGAATACAAATTTCCAGGCTTTTCCATCGATGTGACCATGTGACCATTGTCAAATAAATTCCTAACGGCACGTTAACTTTTCGTTTTTGCAGTTTTGCCTCACATTTGTGTCCCTACACTCTCAAAGACCTGGCATACGAAGGTGTGACGATAGAGTCAGTTGAGGTGGAAGACATTTTCACGTACTTCGAAGACGTGGATTACCTCGTCTCGACGGGTCTCGAAGTACAAAATGGGCAGAACGAGCCGGTGGTTAAGGTTAGCCAATGCCGACTGAACCACTTGCCCTACCGCTATAACATCACGGTGAAAAGTGCGACCACGACGACGGTTTGGGTCCGGGTGTTCCTGGGCCCGAAAGAAAACTCGAACCAAAACGAGCTGGGCATATCGGAGAACTACAAGGACTTCCTTCTCCTGAACGTGTTTGCGGTAGAACGTGAGTACCTGCATCACTCGAAACGTTGGTGGCTAAATGTATGGTTTTGTTCACCCCATGGACTTGAGTCACGACCTTTAGGACCGTCTTTTCGTCACTATTCTCCTGATTTCAGTTGAGAATGGAACGGTCACTATCCAGAGGAATAGCGCGCAGGATTACACAGTGGCGCCGGACAATATCAGCGGTGATTTGTTCTACGAGAAGGTTGTTCAGTCCCTGAATAATGGCGACGATATCTTTGAAATTCCGCATAATCTCTACGCCCTAAAGTATCGCACCGCCATTCCTAAGGGCTGGATCGATGGATTACCACTTCAACTTTTCGTCTACATAGGTTCACCGATGGCCGAGTTTATCTACACTAGTTTACCTTTAAGAAAATCGATTATATTTCCCCTGGACAGACCTCCGAACCTTGATCCATCCAGTTTGGAGAACGCTTACCTTAAGGAAGTCAGAATCTACCACACGgaatattcaaaaatcaagCAAAAGACTCGCGAAGCGAAATGAATCACCTCAACCGGTAAAGTAATCAACGAATGTGTTTTTGTTATCATTGCATTGTATTACTCACGCTTTGTATTATTCTTTACGTCAGTTGTCACGTTATACGTTCGACTGCACAGCTGTTATGACAAATGAGAAACGACGCTTAGTTGCTTATGAACTTGAAAGATCCTGAAATtattaaagaagaagaaaaaattacactcgAATAATCCGAAAGATGAGCAAATTAGAAATATGcgacaatttcaaaatattattactagttttataattaaatcagaattttcgttattttttaagGATACAAATATATAATCGTCCATGTAtcgttttttcagattttcaacgatCGAATCCTCGTTGACTTTTGGTAGTAAAACCATATCGTCAACACCCGACACCTTGACATTTTGACTCTGCCAGTGATAAAcctgaaacgagaaaaaaatttatgagaatTGAAGTAGTCGTTGACTAAACGTTTAAGTACTAAATCAGAATTCTGAAATTTACCGATTCTAACTAAGCtatgtcaaaaaaaaaggtccgATAAAAACCGTATTTTGCACAATGAGTAAGAtcaatagctatttatgtggcatgcccgtaaaccgcttgtttttttggcaaggataaagatttcaggacgagctaaaggcgagccggaaacgagtactgaaattatccgagccaaaaaacggtttccgggcatgccacatacaatattttttacggtatgggcattgaaaagcaaaacgaagagtgaggttatgtcgcgatctgttcgacgaagctactttattcggcagtttgcgatgcgcacttcgaactgcgcgtcaaaactgcggaataaagactttattccacaactttgttcgctgccgtataaagcgttactttacgaaacgaaaactgccacaaaaagtgaacttttcaatgcccatgccatAAAAAAGCAATTGTTGGCaagaacggaaaatttttgcgGTAAAACAGGTATCTCCGTGCGATGCAAACGAGAAAAAGAGTACGTAGTAAATAAAAACCAGAGAACATAAACGCTGGAACAAGTGCAGATTCATGCTCAATAAAGAAAGTCATTGAATATTATGGCGACTTAGATAATTCATCAACCAGTGATTATTGgccaataaattttaaactaaATAAACTGCAGCCATCGTATTTTTTCCAATGccaaacgatttttatttatcattaacAGAATCCATCTGTCagtattttttgtttagttATCCTAATGAAAGTAGAATAAAGAAAGTATAATACCGAACAAAAAAAGGTTAAAAATCGATCGAACCGGGAGAAAAACGTCAGTCGaggggttttcggggtcgctcAATACAAATCAGAAATCAgatgttcaaaattcaatatagTGAATCCAACGAGCGACCTCGAATCCCCTGCAAAGAGTTTCTTGACcgtatttgatgaaatttgaaattttcatccaccatattggaCCCACgatctttaattttcaaatatgattTCAGATTCATAAAATCAGCGAGTCCAAAACCCATAGAATACtatcttgttataaaaattgactcgTTAAAATAATGTGTGAATCAAaggattaatattattatcattatcgtcattattattattattattattcgtattTACAAcattatatttcatatacGGTATATTTAAAGCGAGAAAGGACCGGAGAGATTGCGCTGCTGCGATTGCGAGCACTCGAGGACATCAGACTCGAAGGTTCTGAGATGATTACACATTTCCGGTTGGTACTGTTCGCTAAAAGTCTCTCTCTGTTCATTCACCGAACTTCCGCCGGCGGTGCTCCAAAGTAGGAGCTCGAAACCCGCAGCCACTCGACGACACGATGATTTTTTGTCTCGATAAGTATTATTCGTAAATACTAACTAATATTTAAATCAATCAtaaatgtaattaaatttgcaGAAGATCAAAATCCAAAGTATATGAAAATTCGTACTGAATTTGTACAATTTcctcaaaatatatataatatacattattactgtaataaaatacacaaaattattaacattTCTGCAAAACTTTCTCTGTGctacgtacatacatttttttttttttttttttttttttgagaagaaTAGCAGAatcaaaagaatgaaaaacgaaggaacgattgaatttttaaatgtacatacatatatcgattgaagttagtaatgttaTCGTAACAAAACATTAGgaataaataactattttcttatttttacaatgattttcatGGAACAAAGATTGCAGAATATGAATACctgttttttgtattattactgaattttaaacacttcaaaaatcgcgaaataacAGTTATACTTCTCAGCTTGAATCGTTgctacgataacgttactaacttcaacgtgataaattaattacatttttaattaaGTTTCTAACTTgtcaaacaagaaaaagaaaaaagaaaaggaattcTCGACAATagtgagaattgaaaaaaaaaaaaaggttcgcAAAATCTGGACTATCCAATAGGCTACTTGTgtctaaaatgaaaattaatgactTGGGCAAAACGGATGTCACGATTAGTGATAAAAGACTAATTACATggatacctacatatatatatatatatatatatatatatatatacatataccttcaTGTTATTTATGCGTGTGATGTTACCGGTATGCTGAATGTATGCATAATTCTCCCATTGTACGCcagtttttgttattatacatGAGGCTGCCGAAGAAAGTAAAACATAACGGTACCGCCCCCCACATAAATAACGCTCAGGTACTAATTTTAATCAGGTTGTTACAACAGTCCCAGAACGGTATTACAGAAGCGATATATCTTTTACTGCAGCAAAGTCAATCCGAAAAAGAGATTTTTCGCCACGTGACCGAAAgttggttaaattttttattaaaaaatctacTGCACGTCGgagattttcagattttaattattatttctggcTTCTTTGTTACATCTaatctttttttcagatttttatgattattttctttttatactcttgaaatttatcacgttttattacataaatatacttttcatcgacacgaaatttgaaaaccaaaAGATTTTATGTGTACATAAGAAATGAGATttcaattaaaagaaaaaagaaattaaaaaataactcaACTTGTCgctataataaacaaaaacaagaaaggttatgataagaaaatttcaattttacaaatgaAATGTGTCTTTCTTTTTACGATGCAACAATTCACGAATTATAATTTCTCTATCGTGAttggaatatattttatacaagttgttttcttttac
Coding sequences within:
- the LOC124414519 gene encoding arylphorin subunit beta-like, producing MFRDLAILAVLAITPTISWPANKEFLLQQKTVYELLRHVDQPKISSDGSYYDLGVSYDIEKNIKYYNDEKCVRKFLDRYEKGMQPRGKIFSPFYPKLLDEAKDLFGIFYHARDFETLNKTAAWARIYMNEGMFVYAFSIAVVHHRTTQFISIPAVHEIQPHLFFSKMVIRKAQQAMREEHTRSTYMSAKGYLVVPASYGNWQNTKTDGYNEDEQRLNYFMNDVSLAEAMHYAHLLRPSWLCRVEFSDNVFAAWPPRGEIFLWWHMHTLALYKMERYSNGLGAIKEFDWNYPLPYGHDSNASYPNGCQFPSRKKGSRIPHHLFPLLKKVRDLESRLSSTLDTGMIMDIHGEPDGIYKQEFVEILGNILEGNADSINREFYGNYDALARQVLGCAPRPKTKYTPCPSTLEHYATGQRDPMYWSLTQRIINAYHDFASHLCPYTLKDLAYEGVTIESVEVEDIFTYFEDVDYLVSTGLEVQNGQNEPVVKVSQCRLNHLPYRYNITVKSATTTTVWVRVFLGPKENSNQNELGISENYKDFLLLNVFAVELENGTVTIQRNSAQDYTVAPDNISGDLFYEKVVQSLNNGDDIFEIPHNLYALKYRTAIPKGWIDGLPLQLFVYIGSPMAEFIYTSLPLRKSIIFPLDRPPNLDPSSLENAYLKEVRIYHTEYSKIKQKTREAK